AACGTAGCGACTGGTCTTTTCGCGGAAATCGACTCGCACAATCTGATCGTTTCGGGGCGCCCGGATCACCTGATTGCAGCGATCGGAGTCGATGATCTCGTCATTGTGTCGACGTCGGATGCGACGCTTGTCTGCCATGCCGGGCAGGCACAGCGGATCAAGGAGTTGTTGAGCTCATTCGGCCTGCGTCCGGAACTTCATCCGTTTCAGTGAGGTGTGGTTTTGACCGTCATCCTGAACATCGGCAACACATACAGCCGCGCGGCACTATGGAACGGAAGCGCGTTCGAATTTCTGCCGCGCATCGAAACCGTGCGACTGACATCGGCAGCCCTGCCGGCCGGGATGCCGGTCGTCGCGGCCACAGTAGTGCCGGAACTGAAGCAGCGCCTGGCAGGTGCGGATATCCGTTTTATCGATTCCCGCCATTGCGGCTGCCTGGTCGATTTCACGCAGGTCGACACATCGACGCTCGGAGCGGACCGGGTTGCCAATGCGATTGCGCTGGCGGCGTTCCACCCGCTGCCGGCGATTGCGGTCGACTGCGGAACGGCGATCACGCTTGAAGTGGTCGATGCGGAGCGGATTTTTCGCGGCGGAGCGATTGCACCCGGCCGGAGACTGATGCGGCACGCACTCGCAGCAGGAACCGCGCAGCTGCCGGAAGTTCCGTTTTCGACTGAACTGCCGGATCGAATCGGCAACGGTACGATGGAGTCGATCCGGTTCGGTGTGGATCGCGGAGCGATCGGGCTGGTCCGTGAGCTGGTCGAGACCGCCGCGAAGCCGTACGGCGGACTTGATTCGGTAACCGTGATTGCGACCGGAGGAGACGCCGCATTTTTCGCGGCGGCGCTGCCGTTCCTGCAGCTGGCGCCGGATGAATTCACCCACCACGGAATTCGCCTCGCCGCTGCGGAATAAAGTCGAAACAATCGCGCGCCTGCAAACTTACCGACAGGGGGAGGCGCGCCCCTTCTGGGGCGCGGTCTTTCTGCACATTCGCGCAGCAGACCGTGCGGGCTCCCCGTCCGAATCTTCGATTCGGTTTGTGAGCTGGTCGTTCCGCCCGCAGCTTGCCTCCGGCGGCCGGGGCGCTTCGCCCCCGATCCCCAGACCGGCAGGGTGCCGGCGCCGACGGCGGCTTCGCCGCCTTGACTTTTACTTCATTATCTTTACGGTCAGCTTCTGCATCGTTCCGCCCGCAGACTGCCTCCGGCGTCCGGGGCGCTTCGCCCCCGGACCCCAGACCGGCAGGGTGCCGGTGCCGACGGCGGCTCCGCCGCGTTGCAATTCCGGTCAACCATGATTGACCGGAGCCGCGAACCTTGTTAAAATGCGAGCTATCAATGTTGCAGACTGGGGGAGGCGCGCCCCTTCCGGGGCGCGGTCTTTTTGCGCATTCGCGCAACAGACCGTGCGTGCTCCCCGTCCGAATCTTCGATTCGGTTT
The DNA window shown above is from Victivallis lenta and carries:
- a CDS encoding type III pantothenate kinase, with product MTVILNIGNTYSRAALWNGSAFEFLPRIETVRLTSAALPAGMPVVAATVVPELKQRLAGADIRFIDSRHCGCLVDFTQVDTSTLGADRVANAIALAAFHPLPAIAVDCGTAITLEVVDAERIFRGGAIAPGRRLMRHALAAGTAQLPEVPFSTELPDRIGNGTMESIRFGVDRGAIGLVRELVETAAKPYGGLDSVTVIATGGDAAFFAAALPFLQLAPDEFTHHGIRLAAAE